A window of Raineyella sp. W15-4 contains these coding sequences:
- a CDS encoding bifunctional nuclease family protein codes for MREMDVVGVRAQMPNNEPIVLLREVGGHRMIPIWIGWNEANAIAEALEGLRPPRPLTHDLMIDTLAGLGHTLKEVHITELEGGTFYAVLLVDGVEISARPSDAIALALRCQAPVYCAEDVLEAAGFEEEEEAEEEVEKFREFLDHVSADDFSDEEGNGGEATPPGEEDSPGDADDDGPA; via the coding sequence TTCGTGCCCAGATGCCGAACAACGAACCCATCGTGTTGTTGCGGGAGGTCGGTGGTCACCGGATGATCCCGATCTGGATCGGTTGGAACGAGGCGAACGCCATCGCCGAGGCCCTCGAGGGGCTGCGGCCACCGCGTCCGCTGACCCACGACCTGATGATCGACACTCTCGCCGGACTGGGCCACACCCTCAAGGAAGTGCACATCACCGAGCTCGAGGGTGGCACCTTCTACGCCGTCCTGCTGGTCGACGGCGTGGAGATCAGCGCCCGTCCCTCCGATGCCATCGCACTCGCCCTACGGTGCCAGGCGCCGGTCTACTGTGCCGAGGACGTCCTCGAAGCGGCGGGCTTCGAGGAGGAGGAAGAGGCCGAGGAAGAGGTCGAGAAGTTCCGCGAGTTCCTCGACCACGTCAGCGCCGACGACTTCAGCGATGAGGAGGGGAACGGCGGGGAGGCCACCCCGCCGGGGGAGGAGGACTCGCCGGGGGATGCCGACGACGACGGGCCGGCGTAG
- a CDS encoding pyrophosphate--fructose-6-phosphate 1-phosphotransferase, giving the protein MPGKVALLTAGGFAPCLSSAIGGLIQRYTEIAPEREIIAYKHGYQGLLQGDYLTVTPAVRESAGLLHTYGGSPIGNSRVKLTNEKDLLERGLIQPGENALKVAADRLITDGVEILHTIGGDDTNTTAADLAAYLRDHDYELTVVGLPKTIDNDIVPIRQSLGAQTAAEMGAIFARNIVAEHNSVGRELIVHEVMGRHCGWLTAATAREYRNWLDTRAWLPEIGLSREAWEVHAVYVPEDEFSIDDEATRLKEIMDRVGNVTIFLSEGAGVEGIVQELEEAGEEVPRDAFGHVKLDKINPGTWFASQFAERIGAEKVLVQKSGYYSRSAAPVEWDVDLISSMCDLAVESALEKVPGVIGNDEERGDQLRAIEFERIKGGKPFDLTAEWFTEMLRQIGQPMPKSTRPLED; this is encoded by the coding sequence ATGCCGGGCAAGGTAGCTCTGCTGACGGCCGGTGGCTTCGCCCCCTGTCTGTCCTCCGCCATCGGCGGTCTCATCCAGCGCTACACGGAGATCGCCCCCGAGCGCGAGATCATCGCGTACAAGCACGGATACCAAGGTCTCCTGCAGGGTGACTACCTCACCGTGACGCCGGCCGTCCGCGAGAGCGCCGGTCTGCTCCACACCTACGGCGGGTCGCCGATCGGCAACTCGCGCGTCAAGCTCACCAACGAGAAGGACCTGCTCGAGCGCGGCCTGATCCAGCCCGGCGAGAACGCCCTCAAGGTCGCGGCCGACCGTCTGATCACGGACGGCGTCGAGATCCTGCACACCATCGGCGGGGACGACACCAACACGACCGCCGCCGACCTGGCCGCCTACCTGCGCGACCACGACTACGAGCTCACCGTCGTCGGCCTGCCGAAGACCATCGACAACGACATCGTCCCGATCCGCCAGTCGCTCGGTGCCCAGACGGCCGCCGAGATGGGCGCGATCTTCGCCCGCAACATCGTCGCCGAGCACAACTCCGTCGGCCGCGAACTCATCGTCCACGAGGTGATGGGGCGCCACTGCGGCTGGCTGACCGCCGCCACCGCCCGGGAATACCGCAACTGGCTGGACACCCGCGCCTGGCTGCCCGAGATCGGGCTCAGCCGGGAGGCCTGGGAGGTCCACGCGGTGTACGTCCCCGAGGACGAGTTCAGCATCGACGACGAAGCGACCCGGCTCAAGGAGATCATGGACCGGGTCGGCAACGTGACGATCTTCCTGTCCGAGGGCGCCGGTGTCGAGGGCATCGTGCAGGAGCTGGAGGAGGCCGGCGAGGAGGTGCCGCGGGACGCCTTCGGGCACGTCAAGCTCGACAAGATCAACCCGGGCACCTGGTTCGCCAGCCAGTTCGCCGAGCGGATCGGCGCGGAGAAGGTGCTGGTCCAGAAGTCCGGCTACTACTCCCGGTCCGCTGCACCGGTGGAGTGGGACGTCGACCTGATCTCCTCGATGTGCGACCTCGCGGTGGAGTCGGCGCTGGAGAAGGTGCCCGGTGTGATCGGCAACGACGAGGAGCGTGGCGACCAGCTGCGCGCCATCGAGTTCGAGCGGATCAAGGGCGGCAAGCCGTTCGACCTGACCGCCGAGTGGTTCACCGAGATGCTGCGCCAGATCGGCCAGCCGATGCCGAAGTCCACCAGGCCGCTCGAGGACTGA
- a CDS encoding MFS transporter, translated as MSGRQAWSVWVIGVAVYAIAVMQRSTLGVAGVEASHHFGAGAGLVSVFVVLQLAVYAAAQVPVGLALDRLGSRRVVAVGAVLMAVGQLLVGVTGSVTVAIIGRILVGLGDAMTFNSVIRLVPAWFAPHQVPILTQLTGIVGQVGQILSAVPFRAILENVGWQAAFLSAAGASVVAAVLMGVFGRNAPPGRWRPDTSGSPAALLGSLRAVLTTPSTMAGFWVHFATCFSTMVFPLMWGFPYLTAGLGYSPALASTLLSFFVLVAIPAGPVVGRITARYPRRRSDVALLLVWIQVLSWAVTLCWPGIPPVGLLVVLIIALALGGPGSNIGFDYIRTSQPPQRVGTGTGVVIMGGFIACLVSILVIGITLDAAAVAGHDARHAYTLALATQAPIYLIGLVGIHLSRRRLRTAGRD; from the coding sequence GTGAGTGGTCGTCAAGCGTGGTCGGTGTGGGTGATCGGGGTCGCCGTGTACGCGATCGCTGTGATGCAGCGGTCGACCCTGGGGGTGGCCGGTGTCGAGGCGTCCCACCACTTCGGCGCCGGAGCCGGGCTGGTGTCGGTGTTCGTGGTGCTCCAGCTGGCCGTGTACGCCGCGGCCCAGGTGCCGGTCGGACTGGCCCTCGACCGACTCGGCTCCCGCCGGGTCGTCGCCGTGGGCGCTGTCCTGATGGCCGTCGGACAGCTCCTGGTCGGAGTCACCGGCTCGGTCACCGTCGCGATCATCGGGCGCATCCTGGTCGGTCTCGGCGACGCAATGACGTTCAACTCGGTCATCCGTCTCGTCCCGGCATGGTTCGCACCCCACCAGGTGCCGATCCTCACCCAGCTCACCGGCATCGTCGGCCAGGTCGGCCAGATCCTGTCGGCGGTCCCCTTCCGCGCCATCCTCGAGAACGTGGGGTGGCAGGCAGCCTTCCTCAGCGCGGCCGGGGCGTCGGTGGTCGCCGCGGTGCTGATGGGGGTCTTCGGCCGCAACGCCCCACCGGGCCGGTGGCGGCCCGACACCTCCGGGTCGCCCGCCGCACTGCTGGGCAGCCTGCGGGCGGTCCTCACCACGCCGTCCACCATGGCGGGGTTCTGGGTCCACTTCGCGACCTGTTTCTCCACGATGGTGTTCCCGCTGATGTGGGGATTTCCCTACCTGACCGCCGGGCTGGGCTACTCCCCCGCCCTGGCGAGCACCCTGTTGTCCTTCTTCGTCCTGGTGGCGATCCCGGCCGGCCCGGTGGTGGGCCGGATCACCGCCCGGTATCCGCGTCGCCGCTCGGACGTGGCCCTGCTCCTGGTCTGGATCCAGGTGCTCAGCTGGGCCGTCACCCTCTGCTGGCCCGGCATCCCACCGGTGGGGCTACTGGTCGTGCTGATCATCGCCCTGGCACTGGGCGGGCCCGGCTCCAACATCGGTTTCGACTACATCCGCACCTCCCAGCCGCCCCAGCGGGTCGGAACCGGCACCGGCGTGGTGATCATGGGCGGTTTCATCGCCTGTCTGGTCAGCATTCTGGTGATCGGCATCACCCTGGATGCCGCGGCCGTCGCAGGCCACGATGCTCGGCACGCCTACACCCTGGCGCTGGCCACCCAGGCGCCGATCTACCTGATCGGCCTGGTCGGGATCCACCTGTCCCGCCGGCGGCTGCGGACGGCCGGGCGGGACTGA
- a CDS encoding L-threonylcarbamoyladenylate synthase has protein sequence MAKYFDVHPVNPQSRSIQQAVEILRAGGLVAYPTDSCYALGCRLGNKEGLDRIRQIRKLDDKHHFTLVCSNFAQLGQYVQMDNAVFRAVKAATPGPYTFILPATREVPKAMVHPKKRTVGVRVPRHVTALALLDALGEPLVSSTLLLPGFDEPLTDGWQIKEELDHQVDAVIDSGDCGVEPTTVVNFTGDEVTVDRVGAGDPTPFL, from the coding sequence ATGGCGAAGTATTTCGACGTCCACCCGGTCAACCCGCAGTCCCGGTCCATCCAGCAGGCGGTCGAGATCCTGCGTGCCGGTGGACTCGTGGCCTACCCGACCGACTCCTGCTACGCGCTCGGGTGCCGGCTGGGCAACAAGGAAGGGCTCGACCGGATCCGGCAGATCCGCAAGCTCGACGACAAGCACCACTTCACCCTGGTGTGCTCGAACTTCGCCCAGTTGGGCCAGTACGTCCAGATGGACAATGCCGTCTTCCGGGCGGTGAAGGCCGCCACCCCCGGCCCGTACACCTTCATCCTGCCGGCGACCCGGGAAGTGCCGAAGGCGATGGTGCACCCGAAGAAGCGTACGGTCGGCGTCCGGGTGCCCCGGCACGTGACCGCACTGGCCCTGCTCGATGCGCTGGGGGAGCCGTTGGTGTCGAGCACACTGCTGCTGCCGGGCTTCGACGAGCCGCTGACCGACGGCTGGCAGATCAAGGAGGAGCTCGACCATCAGGTGGATGCGGTGATCGACTCCGGCGACTGCGGCGTCGAGCCGACCACCGTGGTGAACTTCACCGGCGACGAGGTCACCGTCGACAGGGTCGGCGCGGGGGATCCGACCCCGTTCCTGTGA
- a CDS encoding DUF4921 family protein, protein MSSAVLIPSAQLMQEMADGTIKQVNPFSGTEVWTVPGRGHRPLGISHPDPQPLRTDDQGRWCAFCEQRYLETPPEKSRLVREGDHWRQLDGVGADHLHDTVAEFRRIPNLFEIVSYDYWSRNYGYQMPADLQRRMDDYLATTVGRDHVLRIVQTRMRAAGLNNSDWAALTEDERRAQAAGFFGGGHDVIVARRHFADGAYDDTGLASSGTLTPEEHYRYMTFTVDAMKRLYAANRYVRYVAAFQNWLKPAGASFDHLHKQLVAIDERGVNNELEIERIRANPNLYNEAAVNYAGYHNLVVAENDHAVAFAGFGHRYPTLEVYSKSAAAVPWKATDEEVRAMSDLLHACHAATGVDVPSNEEWYHRPIDVLEPMPWRIMLKWRVSNLAGFEGGTKIYLNTLSPTTVRDRVVPRLYELRDRGRIAPMRIATEAKCEPNSLRYIEQLRH, encoded by the coding sequence ATGTCCTCAGCAGTGCTCATTCCATCCGCGCAGCTCATGCAGGAGATGGCCGACGGCACGATCAAGCAGGTCAACCCGTTCAGCGGCACCGAGGTGTGGACCGTGCCGGGTCGAGGGCACCGACCGCTGGGCATCAGCCACCCCGACCCCCAGCCGCTGCGGACCGACGACCAGGGCCGGTGGTGCGCGTTCTGTGAACAGCGCTACCTCGAGACGCCGCCGGAGAAGTCCCGGCTGGTCCGCGAGGGCGACCACTGGCGGCAGCTCGACGGGGTGGGCGCCGACCATCTCCACGACACCGTCGCCGAGTTCCGCCGGATCCCGAACCTGTTCGAGATCGTGTCGTACGACTACTGGTCCCGCAACTACGGCTACCAGATGCCCGCCGACCTGCAGCGCCGGATGGACGACTACCTGGCCACCACGGTCGGCCGCGACCACGTCCTGCGGATCGTCCAGACCCGGATGCGGGCCGCCGGGCTCAACAACAGCGACTGGGCGGCACTCACCGAGGACGAGCGGCGGGCCCAGGCGGCAGGTTTCTTCGGCGGCGGCCACGACGTGATCGTCGCCCGGCGGCACTTCGCCGACGGGGCGTACGACGACACCGGCCTCGCCTCCTCGGGAACCCTCACCCCGGAGGAGCACTACCGGTACATGACCTTCACCGTCGACGCGATGAAGCGGCTCTACGCGGCGAACCGCTACGTGCGCTACGTGGCAGCCTTCCAGAACTGGCTCAAGCCAGCCGGTGCCTCCTTCGACCACCTGCACAAACAGCTGGTCGCGATCGACGAGCGCGGGGTCAACAACGAGCTGGAGATCGAGCGGATCCGGGCCAACCCGAACCTCTACAACGAGGCCGCGGTGAACTACGCCGGCTACCACAACCTCGTCGTCGCCGAGAACGACCACGCGGTCGCCTTCGCCGGGTTCGGACACCGCTATCCCACCCTGGAGGTCTACTCCAAGAGCGCCGCGGCGGTGCCGTGGAAGGCCACCGACGAGGAGGTCCGGGCGATGTCGGACCTGCTGCACGCCTGCCACGCCGCCACCGGTGTCGACGTGCCCAGCAACGAGGAGTGGTACCACCGCCCGATCGACGTACTGGAGCCGATGCCGTGGCGGATCATGCTCAAGTGGCGGGTGTCGAACCTGGCCGGTTTCGAGGGCGGGACGAAGATCTACCTCAACACCCTGTCCCCCACCACCGTCCGCGACCGGGTCGTTCCCCGGCTGTACGAGCTGCGTGACCGCGGCCGGATCGCCCCGATGCGGATCGCGACCGAGGCGAAGTGCGAGCCCAACTCGCTGCGCTACATCGAGCAGCTCCGGCACTGA
- a CDS encoding MalY/PatB family protein, protein MTYEILTVPLAELRMRTSMKWRRYPPDVLPLWVAEMDCRIAPPVAAALHAAIDRGDTGYPSGPVYEQAVARFAADQWGLELDPARIGLMPDVMGGIRNALQVTTHPGDHVVVDPPVYPPFFAAVTGTDRQLLEVPMAADGSLDLAALEAAFSGRLGVRPTAYLLASPHNPTSRAHTAEDLATVARLAHEYRIRVIVDAIHAPLTDPGVDYVPYLSMPGSEDALVLFSASKAWNLAGLKAAVMVAGPAATKDLAAVPYDAARGAASHLAVLSHTVALDEGRPWLAQLRSEIAANRTLVDRLLAEKLPAVTQLPGNATYLAWLDCTALGLQDPYRHFRDAARVALNPGPAFGSVGRGHVRLNLATSPEILTEAVSRMAASLD, encoded by the coding sequence GTGACCTACGAGATCCTCACCGTCCCCCTGGCCGAGTTGCGGATGCGCACCTCGATGAAGTGGCGCCGCTACCCGCCGGACGTCCTGCCGCTGTGGGTCGCGGAGATGGACTGCCGGATCGCTCCGCCGGTGGCCGCTGCCCTGCACGCCGCGATCGATCGCGGCGACACCGGCTACCCGTCCGGCCCGGTCTACGAGCAGGCGGTCGCCCGGTTCGCCGCCGACCAGTGGGGACTGGAGCTCGACCCGGCCCGGATCGGCCTGATGCCCGACGTGATGGGCGGCATCCGCAATGCCCTCCAGGTCACCACCCACCCCGGCGACCACGTGGTGGTCGACCCGCCGGTCTATCCGCCGTTCTTCGCCGCCGTCACCGGAACTGACCGTCAACTCCTCGAGGTGCCGATGGCCGCCGACGGCAGCCTCGACCTGGCCGCTCTCGAGGCGGCGTTCTCCGGGCGTCTCGGCGTACGGCCGACCGCCTACCTGCTCGCCAGCCCGCACAATCCGACCAGCCGGGCCCACACGGCGGAGGACCTGGCGACGGTGGCACGCCTCGCCCACGAGTACCGGATCCGGGTGATCGTCGACGCGATCCACGCCCCGTTGACCGATCCGGGCGTCGACTACGTGCCGTACCTGTCGATGCCGGGCTCGGAGGACGCGCTGGTCCTGTTCAGCGCCTCGAAGGCGTGGAACCTCGCCGGGCTGAAGGCCGCGGTGATGGTCGCCGGTCCGGCCGCGACGAAGGACCTGGCCGCCGTCCCGTACGACGCCGCCCGTGGGGCGGCCAGCCACCTGGCAGTGCTCAGCCACACCGTCGCGCTCGACGAGGGCCGACCGTGGCTGGCCCAGCTGCGCAGCGAGATCGCCGCGAACCGGACGCTGGTGGACCGGCTGCTGGCCGAGAAGCTGCCGGCGGTGACCCAGCTGCCCGGCAACGCGACCTATCTGGCCTGGCTGGACTGCACCGCCCTCGGACTCCAGGACCCCTACCGGCACTTCCGGGATGCCGCCCGGGTCGCCCTCAATCCGGGCCCGGCCTTCGGCTCGGTCGGCCGGGGGCACGTACGCCTCAACCTGGCCACCTCCCCGGAGATCCTCACCGAGGCGGTCTCCCGGATGGCCGCCAGTCTGGACTGA
- a CDS encoding YhjD/YihY/BrkB family envelope integrity protein: MTRLQELLARAKRIPWIAHLLRMQDRYGTRLGDQFAGAITYFSVLALVPLLMITFAGIGFTLTVVRPDLLVLVEEAITRQLSGIGAELQQTISGVVRSFLLNWGAIGLVGLLSGIYSASGWAGNLKSAIRAQTRPQFDLAERKRGIVLETLINVGLMLGLLVLVPLTVALANASTTLTDQLLHLLGADAIPGVGVALRLLGIVASGASGWVLFLYLLTVFPEETFAFGVMGRAALVGSVGLGLLEYLTSFLIGSFTSNPAAALFGPVIVLMLFLNLFARLILYVAAWMATAVQQANPLRLQDIDAPLAEVTASTVTAARVADADEDRFAAALTPPAGTPQVSRGTAVRNARMALHTGWLTGAAAGMGLGALLAALTRLGARRR; the protein is encoded by the coding sequence ATGACCAGGCTGCAGGAGCTGCTGGCCCGGGCGAAACGGATCCCGTGGATCGCCCACCTGCTGCGGATGCAGGACCGGTACGGCACCCGACTCGGCGACCAGTTCGCCGGCGCGATCACCTACTTCTCGGTGCTGGCACTCGTGCCGCTGCTGATGATCACCTTCGCCGGCATCGGCTTCACCCTCACCGTCGTACGCCCCGATCTGCTGGTCCTCGTCGAGGAGGCGATCACCCGCCAGCTGTCCGGCATCGGAGCCGAGCTGCAGCAGACGATCTCCGGGGTCGTCCGCAGCTTCCTGCTGAACTGGGGGGCGATCGGCCTGGTCGGCCTGCTGTCCGGCATCTACTCCGCCTCGGGCTGGGCCGGCAACCTCAAGAGCGCCATCCGTGCCCAGACGCGCCCGCAGTTCGACCTGGCCGAGCGGAAACGCGGCATCGTCCTGGAGACCCTGATCAATGTCGGACTGATGCTGGGTCTGCTCGTGCTCGTCCCGCTCACCGTCGCGCTGGCAAACGCCTCGACCACGCTGACCGATCAGCTGCTGCACCTCCTCGGTGCGGACGCGATCCCCGGCGTCGGGGTGGCGCTGCGACTCCTCGGGATCGTCGCCTCCGGCGCGTCCGGCTGGGTGCTCTTCCTCTACCTGCTGACCGTGTTCCCGGAGGAGACCTTCGCCTTCGGAGTGATGGGGCGGGCCGCGCTGGTCGGTTCGGTCGGGTTGGGCCTGCTGGAGTACCTGACCAGCTTCCTCATCGGCAGCTTCACCAGCAACCCGGCCGCCGCACTGTTCGGCCCGGTCATCGTGCTGATGCTGTTCCTCAACCTGTTCGCCCGGCTGATCCTCTACGTCGCGGCATGGATGGCGACCGCCGTCCAGCAGGCCAATCCGCTCCGTCTCCAGGACATCGACGCCCCGCTGGCCGAGGTCACCGCCAGCACGGTCACCGCCGCCCGGGTGGCCGATGCCGACGAGGACCGGTTCGCCGCGGCGCTCACCCCGCCGGCCGGCACCCCCCAGGTCAGCCGCGGGACGGCGGTCCGGAACGCCCGGATGGCACTGCACACCGGGTGGCTCACCGGGGCGGCGGCCGGGATGGGACTGGGGGCATTGTTGGCCGCCCTGACACGTCTCGGGGCGCGTCGACGCTGA
- a CDS encoding acyl-CoA thioesterase translates to MPTRSPMGTLRFLAAPTDVLFDGEDIVNGGRILEWIDKAAYAVAASWSGRYCVTAYVGHVSFRHGIPSGHLVEVEARIVYTGRSSMHIQCTVRHSDPKTLRWAEATNCLVIFVATDGQGHSVPVPEFDPITAKERAHAKGAVGRAEVRKEIEEEMARQAYTDAGTAPKVVTRFLAQPTDVNWGGKVHGGTAMEWIDQAAWLCASQWSGMTPTVVYSGGVRFYRPIQIGHVVELEARLLRTNRKTMDISVHVRSGDPRTDRRELTTHCAITYGVRDHDGRLADIPQWSPVSAEDEALAGHAHELRRIRGRRVPGLATG, encoded by the coding sequence GTGCCCACCCGATCCCCCATGGGGACCCTGCGGTTCCTCGCCGCCCCCACCGACGTCCTGTTCGACGGTGAGGACATCGTCAACGGAGGACGGATCCTGGAGTGGATCGACAAGGCCGCGTACGCCGTCGCCGCGAGCTGGAGCGGCCGCTACTGCGTCACCGCGTACGTCGGGCACGTCTCCTTCCGCCACGGCATCCCGTCGGGGCACCTGGTGGAGGTGGAGGCGCGGATCGTCTACACCGGACGCTCCTCGATGCACATCCAGTGCACCGTGCGCCACTCCGACCCGAAGACCCTGCGCTGGGCCGAGGCGACCAACTGTCTGGTGATCTTCGTCGCCACCGACGGCCAGGGGCACTCGGTGCCGGTCCCGGAGTTCGACCCGATCACCGCCAAGGAGCGGGCCCACGCGAAGGGCGCAGTCGGGCGGGCCGAGGTCCGCAAGGAGATCGAGGAGGAGATGGCCCGCCAGGCCTACACCGACGCCGGCACCGCCCCGAAGGTCGTCACCCGCTTCCTGGCCCAGCCGACCGACGTCAACTGGGGCGGCAAGGTCCACGGCGGCACCGCGATGGAATGGATCGACCAGGCGGCCTGGCTCTGCGCCAGCCAATGGTCCGGGATGACGCCGACCGTCGTCTACTCCGGTGGCGTCCGGTTCTACCGGCCGATCCAGATCGGCCACGTCGTCGAGCTGGAAGCCCGGCTGCTGCGGACCAACCGCAAGACGATGGACATCTCGGTGCACGTACGCTCCGGCGATCCCCGCACCGACCGGCGCGAGCTCACCACCCACTGCGCCATCACCTACGGGGTCCGCGACCACGACGGTCGGCTGGCCGACATCCCGCAGTGGTCGCCCGTCTCGGCGGAGGACGAGGCGCTGGCCGGGCATGCCCACGAACTGCGCAGGATCCGCGGGCGCCGGGTCCCCGGCCTGGCCACCGGTTAG
- a CDS encoding pilus assembly protein TadE, which produces MTTYVARSGPARSVRRRDQRGHALSVMVLVVTAALGLMAGLVVDGGRQVTATRRATAVAEQAARAASDAAAASALEGSPDPQAATAAARAVLAAEPEVTGTVTVRPGLRIRVDTQAERPTVFLSAIGIGSVHASASATADLVRVR; this is translated from the coding sequence ATGACGACGTACGTGGCGCGCAGTGGACCGGCTCGATCGGTGCGGCGACGTGACCAGCGGGGGCACGCTCTGTCGGTGATGGTGCTGGTGGTCACCGCCGCGCTGGGGCTGATGGCCGGCCTGGTGGTCGACGGCGGCCGGCAGGTGACCGCCACGAGACGGGCCACCGCGGTCGCCGAGCAGGCCGCCCGAGCCGCCTCCGATGCCGCAGCGGCATCGGCGTTGGAGGGCAGCCCCGATCCGCAGGCAGCCACCGCCGCGGCGCGCGCGGTGCTGGCGGCCGAGCCGGAGGTCACCGGGACAGTGACGGTCCGGCCCGGCCTGCGGATCCGCGTCGATACCCAGGCCGAACGGCCCACGGTGTTCCTCTCGGCGATCGGCATCGGCAGCGTCCACGCCAGCGCCTCGGCCACCGCGGATCTGGTCCGGGTCCGCTGA
- a CDS encoding MerR family transcriptional regulator codes for MSSTGTPTPRNEPPVAQGTLFDGDFAPVPEDVGFRGPVAAKAADITYRQLDYWARIGLVTPGVRGATGSGSARLYSFRDILLLKVIKRLLSAGVSLQQIRTAIDYLRDRGVEDLTEVTLISDGASVYECTRDDEVIDLLKGGQGMFGIAIGSVWRDVEGSLAELPAERNAEESPTVVPGDELAARRRRRQAS; via the coding sequence ATGAGCAGCACGGGCACCCCGACTCCCCGGAACGAGCCTCCGGTGGCCCAGGGCACGCTCTTCGACGGCGATTTCGCCCCGGTCCCGGAAGACGTGGGTTTCCGCGGCCCGGTCGCCGCCAAGGCAGCCGACATCACCTACCGCCAGCTCGACTACTGGGCCCGCATCGGTCTGGTCACCCCCGGCGTACGCGGCGCGACCGGGTCGGGCAGCGCCCGGCTCTACAGCTTCCGCGACATCCTGCTGCTGAAGGTCATCAAGCGGCTGCTCAGCGCCGGCGTCTCCCTGCAGCAGATCCGTACCGCGATCGACTATCTGCGTGACCGCGGGGTGGAGGACCTCACCGAGGTGACGCTGATCAGTGACGGCGCGTCGGTGTACGAGTGCACCCGCGACGACGAGGTGATCGACCTGCTCAAGGGCGGCCAGGGCATGTTCGGCATCGCCATCGGGTCGGTGTGGCGCGACGTCGAGGGCTCCCTCGCCGAGCTGCCCGCCGAGCGCAACGCCGAGGAGTCCCCGACCGTCGTGCCCGGCGACGAGCTCGCCGCCCGGCGCCGCCGTCGTCAGGCCAGCTGA
- a CDS encoding DUF4870 domain-containing protein has protein sequence MQTNPYGTGPSATPPYSARPYDPTIGHSPTMTTGEERTVATLAHLSAIIAMIVSVGWLSFVGPLIVWFVYKDRSDFVRNAAAGAFNFNVWAWVMNVVAWIMLFTIVLAPVAVVLWIVAGIMTLWCHIRGAILANRGELYRYPATIGLLQ, from the coding sequence ATGCAGACCAACCCGTACGGCACCGGCCCGTCCGCCACCCCGCCCTACTCCGCCCGCCCGTACGACCCCACCATCGGGCACTCCCCCACGATGACGACCGGCGAGGAGCGTACGGTCGCCACCCTGGCCCACCTGTCGGCGATCATCGCGATGATCGTCAGCGTCGGCTGGCTCAGCTTCGTCGGCCCACTCATCGTCTGGTTCGTCTACAAGGACCGCAGCGACTTCGTCCGCAACGCCGCCGCCGGAGCGTTCAACTTCAACGTCTGGGCCTGGGTGATGAACGTGGTCGCCTGGATCATGCTGTTCACCATCGTCCTCGCCCCGGTCGCGGTGGTGCTGTGGATCGTCGCCGGCATCATGACCCTGTGGTGCCACATCCGCGGCGCGATCCTCGCCAACCGCGGGGAGCTCTACCGCTACCCGGCCACCATCGGCCTGCTCCAGTGA
- a CDS encoding acylphosphatase, with amino-acid sequence MTETPLEELHAVVHGHVQGVGFRFWTERQAARLGLVGWVANRPDGTVEILAQGTHDQVVALLRRLKSPMTPGAVEHLDREIRPPTARYDGFVISY; translated from the coding sequence ATGACTGAAACGCCGCTGGAGGAGCTGCACGCGGTGGTGCACGGCCATGTGCAGGGCGTCGGGTTCCGGTTCTGGACCGAGCGCCAGGCGGCCCGGCTCGGACTGGTCGGGTGGGTCGCCAACCGGCCGGACGGCACCGTCGAGATCCTGGCCCAGGGCACCCACGACCAGGTGGTCGCGCTGCTGCGCAGGCTCAAGTCGCCGATGACGCCCGGCGCCGTCGAGCACCTCGACCGGGAGATCCGCCCTCCCACGGCCCGTTACGACGGCTTCGTCATCAGCTACTGA